Part of the Pomacea canaliculata isolate SZHN2017 linkage group LG11, ASM307304v1, whole genome shotgun sequence genome is shown below.
ACCTGACCGGGGAATTTCTTCCGGATTCACATGGACGTTACTGGAAACGGGACTAACACTTTTTTTCGTAGAAAATTGGCCATTAGGAAACCTTTAGTGTAGTTGAGAGTTTACTtctgggtaaaaaaaaatcgaaatatttatttttgtaaaattagttAAATTTTATGAACAGaaatggaaaagaagaaaagacctGTTGGCAGGTTAATAAATTTGATAGAAAAGGGAGTGGCAGTCACGTCGTTGCGAGACCTGAGTCACTAATTTCGTACCGGATACACTTTCAAGTTCAAGGACGCAGGTCAAATGAGTGAGTCAGCGTGTGTGTCTCAGGTAAGTAGGAAGTACccacgatatatatatatgcgcagAAGGCTCGCGTGGCGCAGTGCGTCAGGCTCACCTACGACTGACATTCCACGCGGTCAGGTCGATAAATCCTCGCTCGGAACGGGAATCAGCATAAAACTCGCTTGTCTGTATTGAGAGAGACTACGAACTTGTATtgtactggactgctggcagacaattttttttccaattaactactaaaacgaggcataagactacaaagcttccggtttattcatatttcagattaactactagaacgaggcatgtgactacaaagcttcctgtttagccacattctttgttacggctcaccgagactaacagccgagaacttcgcaagaggctaagcgttggtcttggcagacagacagcaatccacctatacacgtctgtggAAAGACCTTGAGCCTTATTCGTAAGGCAGGACAACGAAGCCGGGACACTGCAAAAAGTGTGGTGTGAGGGACAGTCTGATGCGGACATAATGgcggttttttttctgtgcaccAAAAAGGTATTGTTGTCCGCTTTATATCTTAATGTCAGTGACGTTTTTTGTGCAGTGAAATTTCTAGCCAGAGTACATtaataaaaagttaattaaacTGGAAAAATGCTGACGGACACCAATGTTACAGTTACATAGTGTGTGATGTAGCTACTCCATGTTTTTAACCCTGACAGTATAAGTTGCCGGGTCAATGatctctaattttaaaaaaatggaagaatgcCGGTGCAAAATGGAATAGACTTAGGTTGTACTGAGAGAAGAATGAGTTCAGATTTTTGTACATTCAGCCTgcttttcaaaaacaactttgtttacttttttcccctgtaCCTGATCCATTGTGTAAATCAAAAATTATCCGTGATTCTCGCAGACGGCAATTAAGATGGCGCTGGTCAGTCGGTAAAACTGCTAACTACATCGCAGTATCGCTccacatttttcttgtcttattGGTCTATAAAAGttacacattaaaaaagatATCATACGTCGTCTAGTCGAGGTTAAACCACGAGGGTTCAGTACCCTAAAGACGGTTGTTGTTGACACTAGTTGTTCTGTAAACAGAGATACGCACCTTAGTTGCGAGAAAATATCGTGACGTCATGTGTATGACATCCTAAGGTAATAGACTGAGAGCAGAAGACAATAAACACTGAAGATAAGTGTTAATGTTAGggagacagacacgtgactacaacaggtgacaggtgagttAGTGGTCATgtgagacaatcacaagttgtgacatacagcgggacatgaggtcaagtcggggAGAGGTATACAAGTAAAACATAGGATCCtgcagacagacgacgacttttctctccagacgaCGAACACGACGTCCatccgccacccacaccacgtcactgcgggccgtggccacgtcctcgatgtcagcATCCTttatcacccgcactgggatacccgcttctcgCAGTCCCGTCACCACACCCGAGTTATACCTCATGCAAGGACTGTACAACACCAGCAcatctctccactgtagacagggtggtgttgagCAGCCGCTGGTTGGGGTAGTCGTTGCAGATATTTTTCCACTCTCTGTCAACAGTCAAAATTAGTTTATTAGGTAAGTTACGTGTCACAGAGACTGACACACTCTcttcttcacaagactgtttcttaCATGTTTCTTATATTTTACACATGTATGTGCTTAACTaaaaacaacgttacactacacaatacccacacatacctgtaacaccaacacggagactgtgtaggaagctggccacatcacgaccgcacgtgacacagtccaCTGGCCAgcgacctgagtgaccctgacctctgTGATACAGTCGTTTGACTGGctggccgtctgtgtggtcgggtacatctcgctcactgtacgggtTGACAGCATAGTACTCAGTGATCAtctcgtcctgctcgacttccctgacgacgaccggaggagagcggaggggtctggttaaattttccacttgccagccgacGGGTGCGTTTAggtggaaacaacttgccgcccacagatggagacgaggaacttgtgtcagcagttTGACATAGAAAGTCTCCATTCTAGAACAGTAACAAAGGATGTGTTACACTATTTGCTGTCACTAATATGTGTGTTTAAATTTGTGTATTGTGCGTGATGTCATCAACTAGATGACATCAGACTAATGACATGTGTTGTGTTAAATAGATGTAACATGAttcaataaagtctgatttgattttgatttgataatTACTTTCACATCACAACATCAGGTGTCATAACCCTTAAAACTTATCACCTGCTAAACACGTGGTAGTGATAATGAGATAAAAGCTAACGCCTTACCTGTTTGATTTCATTAGTCATACGCTGTTCAACTCACCTGTGACCATtccctacttcatcagcgatgacataCAACGaacctccgctcgccgcctgtgacaagtcgttgacggccttctccacgtcttcatCGCCATCCaggtcatactgcaggaggtgaggctgaccgggtgatacatctgctgactgttgtgtctttactgtctgcagcaacaggtgaatGTAACAGGTAAATGCCCCATATTGCTTTACAATCTATCGTGACTTTAAAAATTGCTTAAACTTATCCACTGTTGGTATTGCCCTCGGGAATctgcatttataaatacaaaattttgcTAGAAGAATAATGAAGTTCAAAGGTTCGTTAACCCCTTCAGTTTTACCAATACCAATTAACACAATTTCTTTACAGACCCTAATTTCTTCTGAATAATTCTGGTTATTCAAAATATTCTATAGTTAGTTCCAAAAGAGTTTCCTCAATGGACAGTGCCAGAATATGTGTTCAATGGTTACATTGtcctgtttacaaaaacaacaaaaaagagatgaagcgaggctacatttaaaaagaaatgcgtTTGTGGGTTGGGTCTGATGTGAAATTCTTATCTAAAACCATCTCAGTCGGCTATCTATAGTAGTATAAAAGGGCTTTAGAAATATAACAGCCCAGTTACATTCTTTAAATTCCGTCTTCCACTTTCTGAGTACGGATAGGTTCACTTTATTGTCTTGAAGAATGTTTGCAACTTCTTTATTCCcttttctaataattttctATTAACAGGCTCATTCTGAGAGACTAACGGGCAATGACACTTCATTTGATATTGTGTTATGGACTGTATGAGGCCCATGTAGGTTAAGGGATCCGTGCTAGTTAAGGCAGGATACCTAACATAGAATTCTTTAAGTCAGAAATGTACATCAACACTAGTGAGGTCTcctattcttttttaaattgttgcaTCCAACCGTTTGTTAATATATACAACTTTTCTGCCTCTAATAATATTACCATTAAAGTGGATGGGCTCCCTGAGAAATTCTTCACATGTTGGAATGCACTTTGTAATAAACTTGTTATAATGCCTCATGACATTTCGCCAAAATGGATTTTGAAAGTTTGTGCTTACCATATTATCATATTCAACACAAGTATCAAGCTTCACTGACTCCGGAGAAATAACTGATATCAAGCTAGTCAGACTCCCACTGTTAAGTTTCAAATGACTTAACAGATAAGTTTGAGTGTGGCTATGAAAGAGTTTAGGTCCAACATTTTTagtcatttatcattattggtctgctcagagagtgcgatctgtcttggtcgtgatgctgcgcgatTTAGGTTCACGTGATTATTGTtttacacacacgcagacacatgTAAACCCACGTACAAACAGACACCCAGACATGCCgcatatttctttcattccgTTTCATTGTCCTGGTGTTGCAAAGGACGCTAAGCAAGTCTGTGAATAGTTGTGCTATCGTACACACAGAGGGTATGCCTTGTGCAGGTGTGGTTGCGTGAATGAGTTCTGAGCAATGATGTCATGCTGATCTAgttttgttagtgtgtgtgtgtgacctccGTTTTGTACATGCTGATATCAATGTCATAACGGATCGGCGGCAGAGAAACTGGGCATAATAGGGCTGACCAACACTATAAAAGTTGAATTTAATTCTTCAGTGTGAACATGAATTATTATCTGGCTAAGAGAAAAATGCAATATTATAAAAGTATTGGATTTGTCATTGGACGCtcaagataaaatatttgaatgaaaTGCTAATAAATTTACATGAGCATAAATCAACACCCGCCATTCCAACGCATACgcacatgcacaaaacataccatgctctttctttctctctcttcttactACTTACTGAGTTTGATCATACACACAAAAGGTAAGTGATgtacaaagacattttattgtaGACGATAGACTTAAGAGTTATTGTGACGTCAACAGGAGCTACTAACACGAACTctgttgtgtaaacaagaccGTGTGATCTTGATATTGacactagttgttgtgtaaacagagacacggacctCGTGATGTGAGAAGATATAATGACGTCGTGTGTACGACGTAATGAGGCGATGATGTGGTAATAGACAGAGAGTAGAAGAAAAAATTCAAGACAAGTTTTGATGTCAGACAGATACGTGACAACAACAGGTGaccgtggtgtgtgtgtgtcagtcatCTTAAAATAGCCATTAAACAGGGGAGACAaccacaagttgtgacgtactgCGGGACATGAGGTGAAGTCGGACAGAGTTATACAAGTCAAACCTAAGATCTTGTAGACAAACaacaacttttctctccagaccacacaCACGATCTCCACGCgacacccacaccac
Proteins encoded:
- the LOC112574842 gene encoding uncharacterized protein LOC112574842, with the protein product METFYVKLLTQVPRLHLWAASCFHLNAPVGWQVENLTRPLRSPPVVVREVEQDEMITEYYAVNPYSERDVPDHTDGQPVKRLYHRGQGHSGRWPVDCVTCGRDVASFLHSLRVGVTESGKISATTTPTSGCSTPPCLQWRDVLVLYSPCMRYNSGVVTGLREAGIPVRVIKDADIEDVATARSDVVWVADGRRVRRLERKVVVCLQDPMFYLYTSPRLDLMSRCMSQLVIVSHDH